Proteins from a genomic interval of Methanoplanus endosymbiosus:
- the kaiC gene encoding circadian clock protein KaiC, translating into MMTENNLLSAKALKKCATGIAGFDEITFGGLPQGRPTLIAGGAGSGKTMFGMEFIVNGITKFDEPGIYVTFEERQIDLSRNFASVGFDLDQLVADGKIIIDHIPLSRSDYQETGDFDLDGLFIRLGMHVKKIGAKRIVLDTIEVLFSTFSEHAIIRSELQRLFGWFKENNLTAVITGEAGAKSLTRYGLEEYVADCVIYLDNRIDDQIATRRLRIIKYRGSTHGLDEYPYLIGRDGVNVLPLSSLGLQSLAPTERISSGIPRLDTMFSAGGYYRGSSILISGMAGCGKSSMAAAFAAAAVARGERCVYFAFEESEAQIIRNMASIGIDLNPGVKSGLLIFSCTRPTQYGLEMHLARMHKIIRDLSPDVIVVDPISNLITAGSDRQVKAMLTRLIDFLKIKEITSFYTDLTRGGDVAESTQEAVSSLMDTWLLLGYVEGNGERNRVLNILKSRGMAHSNQMREFILSDDGIDLVDVYASGEKVLTGAARLAQESKEEWELLRSQKERELNRLMFGEKEKSIEREIARLQAELLLEKTRSRLENEESERSSQIIAETRKKMEEHRGADLE; encoded by the coding sequence ATGATGACAGAAAATAATTTGTTATCTGCAAAAGCACTCAAAAAATGTGCCACCGGGATTGCCGGTTTTGATGAGATAACCTTTGGTGGTCTGCCACAGGGACGACCGACCCTTATTGCCGGGGGTGCGGGTTCGGGCAAGACGATGTTTGGCATGGAATTCATCGTCAATGGCATAACCAAATTTGATGAACCCGGAATCTATGTAACTTTTGAAGAGCGGCAGATCGATCTTTCCCGGAACTTTGCGTCAGTTGGCTTTGATCTGGATCAGCTTGTCGCCGACGGAAAAATCATCATCGATCATATCCCGCTGAGCCGGAGCGACTATCAGGAGACAGGTGATTTTGACCTTGACGGTCTCTTTATCCGGCTGGGTATGCATGTTAAAAAGATTGGAGCAAAGAGAATTGTTCTCGATACCATTGAGGTACTCTTCTCCACCTTCTCAGAGCATGCAATCATCCGCTCAGAACTCCAGCGGCTCTTTGGCTGGTTTAAGGAGAACAACCTGACCGCAGTTATTACCGGCGAGGCAGGAGCTAAATCGCTTACCCGCTATGGACTTGAGGAGTACGTTGCCGACTGCGTCATCTATCTTGACAACCGGATTGATGACCAGATTGCCACCCGAAGGCTCCGTATCATCAAGTACCGCGGCAGCACCCATGGACTTGATGAGTATCCATATCTGATTGGCAGAGACGGGGTAAACGTTCTGCCCCTTTCTTCGCTGGGGCTTCAGTCTCTGGCCCCCACCGAACGCATATCAAGCGGTATTCCCCGTCTCGATACCATGTTCAGTGCCGGGGGCTACTATCGAGGCAGTTCCATTCTTATCAGTGGTATGGCAGGGTGCGGCAAGTCCTCGATGGCCGCTGCCTTTGCCGCTGCTGCGGTGGCACGGGGAGAACGGTGTGTGTATTTTGCGTTTGAGGAATCAGAGGCACAGATCATCCGGAATATGGCATCCATTGGTATTGACCTGAATCCCGGTGTGAAAAGCGGTCTGCTGATATTTTCCTGTACCCGTCCGACCCAGTATGGCCTTGAGATGCATCTTGCAAGGATGCACAAAATTATTCGTGACCTGAGTCCGGATGTCATTGTGGTAGATCCCATATCCAATCTCATCACTGCTGGAAGCGACCGGCAGGTAAAAGCAATGCTCACCCGCCTGATTGACTTCCTGAAGATAAAGGAGATCACCTCGTTTTATACAGACCTGACACGCGGGGGTGACGTTGCTGAATCCACACAGGAGGCAGTCTCCTCCCTGATGGATACCTGGCTTCTGTTAGGATATGTGGAAGGGAACGGAGAGCGCAACCGCGTTCTTAATATCCTCAAATCACGGGGGATGGCCCATTCAAACCAGATGCGTGAGTTTATTCTCTCAGATGACGGCATTGATCTTGTAGATGTATATGCAAGCGGTGAGAAGGTCTTAACCGGTGCTGCCCGCCTGGCTCAGGAGTCAAAGGAAGAGTGGGAACTGCTCCGTTCCCAAAAGGAACGTGAACTGAACCGGCTGATGTTTGGGGAGAAAGAGAAGAGCATAGAGAGAGAAATTGCCAGACTACAGGCCGAACTGCTGCTTGAGAAGACCAGGTCCCGCCTTGAGAATGAGGAGTCCGAGAGGAGCAGTCAGATTATCGCCGAAACACGAAAAAAGATGGAAGAGCACCGCGGTGCCGATTTGGAGTGA
- a CDS encoding class I SAM-dependent DNA methyltransferase encodes MFEQTFRNIDDILWKDSGADSELDYIGQTSWVLFLRYLDELERTKADEAALRGQEYGFILDEEFRWSKWAMPKDADGRPDHHRAMTGPDLVSFVDNKLFAYLAEFKQKADSPRTIEYKIGEIFSEIQNKIKSGYNLREIIDYADELEFRSSKEKHELSSLYETRIKNMGNAGRNGGQYYTPRPLIRAMIQVIDPQIGETIYDGAAGSCGFLCESYDYLCRKMDKTTDNLRVLQEETFYGKEKKNLAYVIGTMNMILHGIEAPNLVHINTLTEDIRHIQEKDRYNVILTNPPFGGKERKEIQQNFDIKTGETAFLFLQHFIKFLKTGGRAAVVIKNTFLSNTDNASVSLRKHLLNSCNLHTVLDMPSGTFQGAGVKTVILFFEKGEPTKKIWYYQFDPGRNMGKTNPLNDDDLKEFVNLQPEMPETEHSWNFNVAEINEETFDLSVKNPNTPKEEPLRSPEEILDEMERLDAETAEVLRSVRDLL; translated from the coding sequence ATGTTTGAACAGACCTTCAGAAATATTGACGATATCCTGTGGAAGGACTCCGGGGCTGACAGTGAACTTGACTATATCGGGCAGACATCATGGGTTCTTTTTCTCCGGTATCTTGACGAGCTTGAACGGACAAAGGCAGATGAGGCTGCATTAAGAGGGCAGGAATACGGGTTTATACTTGATGAGGAATTCCGGTGGTCTAAGTGGGCAATGCCAAAAGATGCTGACGGCAGACCTGATCATCACAGGGCTATGACAGGGCCGGATCTCGTCTCATTTGTGGATAATAAGCTCTTTGCCTACCTGGCAGAGTTCAAGCAGAAGGCTGACAGCCCCAGGACTATTGAGTATAAGATCGGCGAAATATTCTCTGAAATTCAGAATAAGATAAAGAGCGGCTACAACCTGCGTGAGATTATTGACTATGCCGATGAGCTGGAATTCCGGTCATCAAAAGAGAAACACGAGTTAAGCAGTCTTTACGAGACCAGAATTAAGAATATGGGAAATGCCGGACGAAACGGCGGACAGTACTACACCCCAAGACCTTTAATCCGTGCAATGATTCAGGTTATTGATCCGCAGATCGGCGAGACGATCTATGATGGTGCTGCCGGTTCATGCGGTTTTCTCTGTGAGTCCTATGATTATCTCTGCCGGAAGATGGATAAGACCACGGATAACCTGAGAGTTCTTCAGGAGGAGACTTTTTACGGCAAGGAGAAGAAGAACCTTGCGTATGTCATCGGGACGATGAATATGATCCTTCACGGGATCGAAGCTCCGAATCTTGTACATATTAATACTCTTACGGAGGATATCCGGCACATTCAGGAGAAGGACCGCTATAATGTAATCCTTACAAATCCTCCTTTTGGCGGAAAGGAGAGAAAGGAGATACAGCAGAATTTTGATATAAAGACCGGAGAGACTGCATTTTTATTCCTTCAGCATTTCATTAAGTTTTTAAAGACCGGAGGAAGGGCTGCGGTTGTTATTAAGAATACATTTCTGAGCAATACTGACAATGCCTCTGTGAGTCTTAGAAAACATCTCCTTAACTCCTGCAATCTACATACAGTTCTTGATATGCCCTCCGGAACTTTTCAGGGTGCGGGGGTTAAGACTGTTATTCTCTTCTTTGAGAAGGGTGAGCCGACTAAGAAGATCTGGTATTATCAGTTTGATCCAGGGCGGAATATGGGCAAGACCAATCCGCTTAATGATGACGACTTAAAGGAGTTTGTTAATCTTCAGCCTGAGATGCCGGAGACGGAGCATTCATGGAACTTTAATGTTGCAGAGATTAATGAGGAGACCTTTGACCTGAGTGTCAAAAACCCGAACACTCCAAAAGAAGAGCCTTTAAGAAGCCCGGAGGAGATTCTGGATGAGATGGAGAGGCTTGATGCTGAGACGGCTGAGGTGTTAAGGTCAGTTCGGGATCTGCTATGA
- the kaiB gene encoding circadian clock protein KaiB, with protein MVNEGNDEQYLLKLYVAGQTPKSLAAFSNLKKICEEHLRGRYIIEVIDLLERPELAEGDQIIAIPTLIRNLPEPVRKIIGDLSNTEKVLIGLDIVQR; from the coding sequence ATGGTAAATGAAGGAAACGATGAGCAATATCTGTTAAAACTTTATGTGGCCGGCCAGACTCCAAAATCACTGGCCGCCTTTTCAAATCTGAAAAAGATCTGTGAGGAACACCTGCGGGGCCGCTATATTATTGAAGTAATTGATCTGCTGGAAAGACCCGAACTGGCAGAAGGCGATCAGATCATTGCCATTCCGACGCTGATTAGAAATCTTCCTGAACCGGTTCGAAAGATAATCGGCGACCTCTCAAACACTGAAAAGGTGCTGATAGGTCTCGATATTGTGCAACGGTGA
- a CDS encoding circadian clock KaiB family protein — protein sequence MDENSSDPDQATTRSFEEAIENIGKGNFILTLYITGQTPGSQRAIRNIKKICDEELQGRYELEIIDIYQQPELAKNAELVAAPTLVKTLPAPIRRLVGDMSDRERVLAGLGLKKKEIS from the coding sequence ATGGATGAAAATTCTTCTGATCCTGATCAGGCTACAACCCGGAGTTTTGAAGAGGCGATAGAGAATATAGGAAAGGGTAATTTTATTCTGACACTCTATATCACCGGTCAGACACCCGGTTCTCAGCGGGCTATCAGAAACATCAAAAAGATCTGCGATGAAGAGCTTCAGGGACGCTATGAACTGGAGATAATTGATATCTATCAGCAGCCCGAACTTGCGAAGAATGCAGAGCTTGTAGCGGCACCAACGCTGGTAAAAACACTCCCTGCACCTATCCGCCGGCTCGTTGGTGATATGTCTGACCGGGAACGGGTGCTGGCCGGTCTGGGTCTGAAGAAGAAAGAGATCTCCTGA
- a CDS encoding GYD domain-containing protein, with amino-acid sequence MRAIAMMFIALAKFKKSLSKEVVEQNMKDIETDTEGQIKYLGIYWTLGRYDTVVMFEALDEKAAMNMVLRRADRMDIEMLVAVPADESHPSGPV; translated from the coding sequence ATGAGGGCTATTGCTATGATGTTTATTGCACTTGCAAAATTTAAAAAATCGCTCAGCAAAGAGGTTGTTGAGCAGAATATGAAAGATATAGAGACCGATACAGAGGGGCAGATTAAGTACCTTGGTATCTACTGGACGCTTGGACGGTATGATACAGTTGTCATGTTTGAAGCTTTGGACGAAAAGGCTGCAATGAATATGGTTCTAAGAAGGGCAGACAGAATGGATATCGAGATGCTGGTTGCAGTGCCGGCAGATGAATCACACCCGTCCGGGCCGGTCTGA
- a CDS encoding sensor histidine kinase, with protein sequence MKESECSSAEILAENERLKERLEELDEVLRAIRAGEVDAIVGTPDMGGQIFTLESAETPYRHFVENMDQGAVILDSDLTVLYCNRKFSDIIGRDIRSVIGTPACDFLTPADVGTCGAILALSSKERLSKEIIFVRPDGNRTPVHLDVGLLEETAGVRSYSVILTDLSLVKKNEIIIQAENFTRSIFENIGDAVFVCDTDYTVIRANYEAYRICNCNPVNKLFPEIMPLIIAGEESTPWKLPSPDDASNGVWSEVTLPAEGGGKMNLMVHSSRLKDASEMIIGWAIDVRDISDIRRYEETLRVANKKLNILSSITRHDILNQITVLLISLDMASESVSDPEENRENLERCIKSAETISRIISFTRNYQELGVKAPVWNNLPEIIREASLSPEFADLNVSVNCGNIEILADPMIINVFRNFFDNALRHGRASEVTISCMEKDGMVVYVEDNGPGIPSDQKEKIFGRGYGEHTGFGLFLAREILDITGSLLSETGIPGSGARFEIQIPTGAWRFAEYNS encoded by the coding sequence ATGAAAGAATCCGAATGTTCCTCTGCTGAGATTCTCGCTGAGAATGAACGCCTAAAAGAACGTCTCGAAGAACTGGATGAGGTGCTCCGGGCGATCCGTGCCGGTGAGGTGGATGCCATTGTCGGCACGCCTGATATGGGCGGTCAGATTTTCACTCTGGAAAGTGCAGAGACACCGTACCGGCATTTTGTTGAGAATATGGATCAGGGTGCCGTTATCCTTGACAGTGATCTGACAGTGCTCTACTGCAACCGGAAATTTTCTGACATTATTGGTCGTGATATCCGTTCAGTAATTGGAACACCTGCCTGTGATTTTCTTACACCTGCTGATGTGGGTACCTGCGGGGCGATTCTTGCTCTCTCTTCAAAGGAGCGACTCTCAAAAGAGATAATTTTTGTCCGCCCCGACGGGAACCGGACACCGGTTCATCTGGATGTTGGATTGCTGGAAGAAACCGCCGGTGTTCGCAGCTATTCTGTTATTCTGACCGACCTTAGTCTCGTGAAAAAAAATGAGATTATTATCCAGGCAGAGAACTTCACCCGGTCCATCTTTGAGAATATTGGTGATGCTGTCTTTGTCTGTGATACTGACTATACTGTTATCCGGGCAAATTATGAGGCATACCGTATTTGTAACTGTAATCCGGTCAATAAGTTATTCCCGGAGATAATGCCGCTAATCATTGCCGGTGAGGAGAGTACTCCGTGGAAACTGCCTTCTCCTGATGATGCCTCAAACGGAGTATGGTCTGAGGTAACACTGCCGGCAGAAGGAGGTGGGAAAATGAACCTCATGGTCCACTCTTCCCGCCTGAAAGATGCGTCTGAAATGATAATCGGATGGGCGATCGATGTCCGTGACATCTCGGATATCCGCCGTTATGAGGAGACGCTGCGGGTAGCAAACAAAAAACTCAATATCCTCTCCAGCATTACCCGGCATGATATCCTGAACCAGATCACAGTGCTCTTAATTTCACTTGATATGGCTTCTGAATCTGTTTCTGATCCGGAAGAGAACAGAGAGAACCTCGAACGGTGCATAAAATCAGCTGAGACTATCTCACGTATTATCTCCTTCACCCGTAATTACCAGGAACTCGGTGTGAAGGCTCCTGTCTGGAATAATCTCCCGGAGATCATTCGTGAGGCTTCGTTATCTCCGGAATTTGCTGATCTAAATGTCAGTGTAAACTGCGGAAATATTGAGATCCTTGCTGATCCCATGATCATTAATGTTTTCCGGAACTTTTTTGATAATGCTCTCCGTCACGGGAGGGCATCAGAAGTTACGATCTCCTGCATGGAAAAAGACGGGATGGTTGTCTATGTTGAAGATAACGGTCCTGGTATTCCCTCTGATCAGAAAGAAAAGATCTTTGGGCGTGGTTATGGTGAACATACCGGATTCGGTCTTTTTCTCGCCCGTGAGATTCTTGACATTACGGGTTCTCTGCTCTCTGAGACAGGAATTCCCGGTTCAGGTGCACGGTTTGAGATTCAGATTCCGACGGGTGCCTGGCGTTTCGCAGAGTATAATTCATGA
- a CDS encoding ABC transporter substrate-binding protein: MDETKKPADRTSLKPAVIVIAAVIILVVPVIYFMAQTLMPPEHSEPLIIATGPPYLSALTLIADENGYFEKYGLNVTLIETPTGNDAVRKLLAGTADLAYAAEYVGVKNSFDAPDLRIIASTMKADIVSVIVRSDRDISVPSDLKGKTIALYKGTIADYYFGKFLAANGIDPTEVNIVYLTPEEVAESIISGDADAAVIWQPFVSQIERQLAGDSITWSVQGGQRYYRLTFVMEETIHDRPGVLRDYLRAIDDAETFLHAHEPEAREIVGQRANKTYEELGTIWGNNWFVLSLDQGLIPTMEDEARWMAEQNMTGGKTPPSYLDMIYQDAMLEVKPSAVTVIG, from the coding sequence ATGGATGAAACAAAAAAGCCCGCTGACAGAACTTCCCTGAAGCCTGCTGTCATTGTGATTGCTGCCGTCATCATACTTGTAGTACCCGTCATTTATTTCATGGCACAGACTCTGATGCCACCAGAACATTCAGAACCCCTCATCATAGCAACCGGCCCTCCTTATCTCTCTGCTCTGACCCTTATTGCCGATGAAAACGGATATTTTGAAAAATACGGGCTGAATGTAACCCTAATCGAGACACCAACAGGCAATGATGCAGTGAGAAAACTCCTGGCAGGAACTGCGGACCTTGCATATGCAGCAGAGTATGTCGGAGTTAAAAACAGTTTTGACGCACCTGACCTCAGAATTATTGCGAGCACTATGAAAGCAGACATCGTCTCAGTTATTGTCCGCAGTGACCGGGATATATCTGTGCCGTCAGACCTGAAAGGAAAGACCATCGCTCTGTATAAAGGAACAATCGCGGACTATTACTTTGGAAAATTTCTCGCCGCAAATGGAATAGATCCCACAGAGGTTAACATTGTTTATCTTACACCGGAAGAAGTCGCAGAAAGTATCATCAGTGGCGATGCCGATGCCGCTGTTATCTGGCAGCCGTTTGTAAGTCAGATTGAGCGGCAGCTTGCCGGAGACAGTATAACCTGGTCTGTACAGGGCGGGCAGCGTTACTATCGGCTGACTTTTGTAATGGAAGAGACTATCCATGACCGTCCCGGTGTTTTACGTGATTACCTCCGTGCCATTGATGATGCAGAGACATTCCTTCATGCACATGAACCGGAGGCAAGGGAGATCGTCGGGCAGCGTGCAAATAAAACTTATGAAGAACTGGGCACAATCTGGGGAAATAACTGGTTTGTACTCTCACTTGATCAGGGACTTATCCCCACAATGGAAGATGAAGCACGATGGATGGCAGAGCAGAATATGACCGGCGGAAAAACCCCTCCATCGTATCTGGATATGATATACCAGGATGCAATGCTGGAGGTTAAGCCATCTGCTGTCACGGTGATCGGGTGA
- a CDS encoding PDDEXK nuclease domain-containing protein: MMPDIIRSDEEYKSWIAEIKSRLRQAQLKAAVSVNTALLEFYWQLGAEIVEKQKSAAWGSGFLKRLSHDLMAEFPEMKGFSETNLRFIRRWYLFYNEDPSNSVTGCDRIEHGDLPDTSGDKNGAQAVHLLTEIPWGHNRVIISKCSTVDEALFYVRKTIENNWSRNVLTHQIESRLYERDGRAITNFSSALPAPQSDLAQQILKDPYKFDFLSLSPEYTERELEKGLIEHITQFLLELGSGFAYVGKQKMLKVGEREFFIDLLFYHTRLHCYVVIELKTGDFEPEYAGKLNFYLKAVDAQLKTEKDEPTVGILLCKSHDALVVEYALSDIKKPIGVSEYDLVTSLPEDLKDSFPTVEQLEEELRRLDEQ, encoded by the coding sequence ATGATGCCTGATATTATCCGGTCTGATGAGGAGTATAAGTCCTGGATTGCGGAGATCAAGTCGAGACTCCGGCAGGCACAGCTTAAGGCTGCTGTGTCGGTTAACACGGCCCTTCTTGAGTTTTACTGGCAGCTTGGTGCGGAGATTGTTGAGAAACAGAAGTCTGCCGCATGGGGGAGCGGTTTTCTAAAAAGGCTCAGCCATGATCTGATGGCTGAGTTTCCGGAGATGAAGGGATTTTCCGAGACTAATCTTCGTTTTATTCGCCGTTGGTACCTGTTTTACAATGAGGATCCATCTAATTCGGTCACAGGCTGTGACCGAATTGAACACGGGGACTTACCCGATACTTCAGGAGACAAAAATGGTGCACAGGCTGTGCACCTTTTGACAGAGATCCCATGGGGACACAACCGGGTGATAATTTCAAAGTGCAGTACCGTTGATGAAGCCCTATTCTATGTCAGGAAAACTATTGAGAACAACTGGAGCAGGAATGTATTAACTCATCAGATCGAAAGCCGCCTCTACGAACGGGACGGAAGAGCGATCACTAATTTCTCTTCAGCTCTTCCTGCACCGCAGTCTGATCTGGCACAGCAGATTCTAAAAGATCCATACAAATTTGATTTTCTCTCCCTTTCTCCGGAATACACAGAAAGAGAACTGGAAAAAGGGCTTATTGAGCATATAACTCAGTTTCTGCTTGAACTGGGTTCAGGTTTTGCATATGTGGGAAAACAGAAGATGCTCAAAGTTGGAGAACGTGAATTTTTTATTGACCTCTTATTTTACCACACCCGGTTGCACTGCTATGTGGTAATTGAGCTTAAAACCGGAGATTTTGAACCGGAATATGCAGGCAAGCTTAATTTCTACTTAAAGGCAGTGGATGCACAGTTAAAGACAGAAAAGGATGAACCAACGGTTGGCATTCTTCTCTGCAAGAGCCACGATGCTCTGGTTGTTGAGTACGCCTTAAGCGATATAAAAAAGCCAATCGGAGTATCCGAGTATGATCTTGTGACCTCACTTCCTGAAGATTTAAAGGACAGTTTCCCGACAGTCGAACAGCTTGAGGAAGAATTAAGGAGGCTTGACGAACAGTGA
- a CDS encoding RNA-binding domain-containing protein, translating into MDLEELIYLIKSGESETLEFKETAGKNIHHEVAAFANSEGGIIIVGVTDDGKITGTDAKGAIEKLTSSIQSIIPPPVIKTQKMSIDDKDLLIISIEKSKTLSSLGGVVYIRTGTGVRPLSLQEIIMLSSEMGTINWDEIPMLEEEDALPEYIEWFFERVKETRGKTISDDNRSRYLRSDGAIKNGRLTNAGILFFTEATENISCARIRRTGMGEDGPVWSEEYEGPVWKVIEEAYSDLVHDLKKTDVVIGTRRVKIEEYPPRAIREALINAVAHRNYTISADVRILSYPDRFEIKNPGGLMPGVNIKDPEHIPRNPSVSNLLYDTGYIERYGFGIKMIEAEVDKHPLCSVEFRATPAAFTVIFRKDVSSAIDETDNRILKHLNVPLQSNDLAVRLGISKNTVLRRIKKLRDLGLIEKKGSGAQTHYVIRK; encoded by the coding sequence ATGGATCTGGAAGAACTGATTTATCTGATTAAGTCAGGAGAATCTGAAACTCTTGAATTTAAAGAGACAGCAGGTAAAAATATTCATCATGAAGTTGCTGCCTTTGCAAATTCAGAGGGTGGAATAATAATTGTCGGGGTGACAGATGACGGGAAGATAACAGGAACTGATGCAAAGGGGGCTATTGAGAAATTAACAAGTTCAATTCAGTCAATAATTCCGCCTCCGGTTATAAAGACGCAGAAAATGTCAATCGATGACAAAGATCTTCTCATAATAAGTATTGAGAAAAGCAAAACACTCTCTTCTCTTGGTGGTGTTGTATATATCAGAACAGGTACAGGAGTAAGACCGCTTTCACTTCAGGAGATAATTATGCTCTCTTCAGAAATGGGAACTATCAATTGGGATGAAATTCCCATGCTTGAAGAGGAAGATGCCCTGCCTGAATATATTGAATGGTTCTTTGAAAGGGTAAAGGAGACGAGAGGAAAAACAATTTCTGATGACAACAGGTCAAGGTATCTGAGAAGTGACGGGGCAATAAAAAACGGAAGGCTGACAAATGCAGGCATTCTCTTTTTCACTGAAGCAACAGAAAATATCTCCTGTGCCAGGATAAGAAGAACAGGTATGGGTGAGGACGGCCCAGTCTGGAGTGAAGAATATGAAGGGCCGGTCTGGAAGGTTATTGAGGAAGCATATTCAGATCTGGTTCATGACCTGAAAAAAACTGATGTAGTTATAGGTACAAGAAGGGTTAAAATTGAAGAATATCCTCCAAGGGCAATTCGTGAGGCATTAATCAATGCAGTTGCACACCGGAATTATACCATCAGTGCTGATGTCCGGATACTGAGCTATCCTGACAGGTTTGAGATAAAAAATCCGGGTGGGCTTATGCCGGGTGTGAATATTAAAGATCCGGAGCACATCCCCAGGAATCCTTCAGTTTCAAATCTGTTATATGATACCGGCTATATTGAGCGGTATGGTTTTGGAATTAAGATGATTGAGGCTGAGGTGGATAAGCATCCGCTCTGTTCGGTCGAATTCCGGGCAACTCCTGCCGCATTTACAGTGATCTTCAGAAAAGACGTATCTTCAGCTATTGATGAGACTGATAACCGGATACTGAAGCATCTCAATGTCCCTCTACAGAGCAATGATCTGGCAGTACGGCTTGGGATTTCCAAAAATACAGTTTTAAGAAGAATTAAAAAGTTAAGGGATCTTGGCCTTATCGAGAAGAAGGGTTCGGGTGCACAGACGCATTATGTGATTAGGAAGTGA
- a CDS encoding PAS domain S-box protein — MNERTAADILAENEDLKARLEETEEVLLAIRAGEVDAIVGMPDTGGKIYTLKGAETPYRHFIETISEGAVTLSSDGTLLYGNRGFAEIIRLPPEKILGSAFPDLVADSDREMVAAMLSTAIKRPVSGELNLKVTSETGTEPVPVQLSLSRISGDDSETIGGIITDLTFRKQTEDVIRSELLARSVFEQAGEAIVVINPEGIVIRSNAVANRLAGTYPVFQPFTTVFPVIPSGNRTAESLIQALLSGSTFRGVEVHLAGGDSAGFDLLFSGSPLRNETGEIPGSVIVLSDITVQKASAEHILYLNKVLLTTRNVNRLLVRERDPDQLLQEVCIILGENRGFEDAWIVRFDENGAFLKLYSSGLGMISADLNSFLREGNIPWCLGEAVKREGVLPVEKLSEKCKTCPLFGLCAGRITLTCPLRYEKEIYGVLSVILPEKVILGKEDPDLFDEVCNDVSFGLHTIGLEEREKRALAQIQRNMMQLATLNDEVRNPLAIIRILNEFENTESNRKIIDEQICLINDLITKLDVGWVDSEKIWSYLMKHHGIKKQDEDK, encoded by the coding sequence ATGAATGAGAGAACTGCTGCTGATATTCTCGCTGAGAACGAAGACCTGAAAGCCCGTCTCGAAGAGACTGAGGAGGTGCTCCTGGCGATCCGTGCCGGCGAGGTGGATGCCATTGTCGGCATGCCTGATACCGGAGGGAAGATCTATACGCTCAAAGGCGCTGAGACACCATACCGGCATTTTATTGAGACGATCTCAGAGGGTGCTGTTACCCTCAGCTCTGATGGTACTCTTCTCTATGGGAATCGTGGGTTTGCAGAGATAATCCGTCTGCCTCCCGAAAAGATCCTCGGATCGGCATTCCCTGATTTGGTTGCTGATTCTGACCGGGAGATGGTTGCTGCAATGCTCAGTACAGCAATAAAAAGACCGGTCTCAGGTGAACTGAACCTGAAGGTCACTTCAGAGACCGGCACAGAACCGGTGCCTGTACAGCTCTCACTCTCACGAATATCGGGTGATGATTCTGAGACCATCGGCGGGATTATCACGGATCTGACCTTCCGGAAACAGACTGAAGATGTCATCCGGTCAGAACTGCTTGCCCGCTCCGTCTTCGAGCAGGCAGGAGAGGCAATTGTTGTCATTAATCCCGAAGGAATTGTTATACGTTCAAATGCTGTGGCTAACCGGCTGGCCGGGACGTATCCGGTCTTTCAGCCGTTTACTACAGTCTTTCCGGTGATTCCGTCCGGAAACAGAACGGCAGAATCCCTGATTCAGGCTCTTCTTTCGGGCAGCACCTTCCGGGGGGTTGAGGTGCATCTTGCAGGCGGAGATTCAGCGGGTTTTGATCTCCTCTTCAGCGGATCACCGCTGAGAAATGAGACCGGTGAAATTCCCGGCTCGGTGATCGTGCTTTCCGATATCACCGTTCAGAAGGCATCTGCGGAGCACATCCTCTACCTGAATAAGGTGCTTCTGACCACACGAAATGTTAATCGTCTCCTTGTGCGTGAGCGGGATCCTGATCAGCTTCTTCAGGAGGTCTGTATTATTCTGGGCGAAAACCGTGGGTTTGAAGATGCCTGGATTGTACGTTTTGATGAAAACGGTGCCTTCCTGAAATTATATTCATCTGGTTTGGGTATGATCTCTGCTGATCTGAATTCCTTTCTGCGGGAGGGAAACATTCCCTGGTGCCTGGGTGAAGCGGTAAAACGGGAAGGTGTTCTCCCGGTTGAAAAACTTTCTGAGAAATGTAAAACATGCCCCCTTTTTGGACTATGTGCCGGCAGAATTACCCTGACCTGCCCGCTCAGGTATGAAAAGGAGATCTATGGTGTACTCTCGGTTATCCTGCCGGAAAAAGTAATTCTGGGGAAAGAAGACCCTGATCTTTTTGATGAGGTCTGCAACGATGTGTCCTTTGGCCTGCACACCATCGGGCTGGAAGAGCGGGAAAAGAGGGCGCTCGCCCAGATCCAGCGGAACATGATGCAGCTTGCAACCTTAAATGATGAAGTACGAAACCCTCTGGCCATAATCAGAATTCTCAATGAATTTGAGAATACTGAATCAAACCGGAAAATAATCGATGAACAGATATGTTTAATCAATGACCTTATCACTAAACTTGACGTAGGCTGGGTTGACTCTGAGAAGATA